GTTTCGGTAGTAACCTTTTGAAAGGTATATTGCAGCTAACGGATTATGACCCAGCACTCTATCCTTAACCGCTAAGACTGTAACCGGTGCTTCGGAATACTTTATAAAAAGAGAATCATGTCCAACACATAGGCCTAAAATTATGTTTAAATCGGTTTTGGCTTTATTTAAAAAAAAGGCTTGACCAATAGGGTTGCACATTGGCTCATATGTATTCGGATGAACTTTTTCATTTTCTTTTATATTTATTTCTTCCTTAGGAATACTACAGTTTTTGCATATTACCGAATTAACTTCAAATCCGTTGACAGTCAGAATTTCGGCTACTATTTTGGCCTCTTGGCTTAGGCCTATACAGAATGCCATACCCAAATTTTTGAATCCACATTTTTTAGAAAAGTCCATTATTTCTTCTATTCTTGTCAGTTTACAGTAGCCTCCACTTTCAACTAATGCCGAATGGTATGCTAATTTGAAATTTTCTTACATGAAATACTTTTTTAATATTTCATCTTTATCATTTTCGAGGCTTGGACAGTTTTTCGGTGCTTTTGACATATCACCAGTCCTACATGAATGAATAACGCATTGTGCACAAGAGTACATTTTTTCACTCCTTCAATGTTATAGTTAGATTTACAAAAATTGAATTTTTTAAAATTATACAAATTATTATGGTATGTCTATTACAGTTCCTACATTACAAAAGAAAAAGTGTTCCCCAAATTCTTGTGCAAGGCGCATAGAGGCTCATAATCCTGTGCAATGAGAAGCTCCTATGCGATCAATATCAAATTACCGGTAAGACATCAGTTAATTTTTGTGACTTTAGTCATGCTGAAAGGGTGACTTTATGTACTACAATATCTCCACAATTTCTTTTATTATTAATTATGGAAATAAGTTTTTTAAATTGTAAAACAATACCTTTATATTAAACATCAAAATAAATTCTTTTTTAAAATATTAGTGAGGTGTTGAATATGAAAATCGTTAAAGTAGAAGGGCTAACAAAAAGGTTTGGAGACATTATAGCACTTGACAATGTAAACCTTGAAATAGAAGAAGGGGAAATCTACGGACTTTTAGGACCAAACGGTGCAGGAAAAACTACAGCTATAAATATTATCTGCGGTCTTTTGAACGTTGATAAAGGAAGGGTATATGTATTTGAAAAGGAAATAAGACAGGCCGCTGATTATATAAAAAGAAACATAGGAATCGTTCCGCAAGACATTGCAATATACGGGGATTTATCGGCTTATGAAAATGTCCGTTTTTTTGCAAGTTTATACGGATTAAAAGGCAAGGAACTTAAAGAAAGTGTTGAAATGGCGTTGGAATTTGTAGGTCTTATAGATAAAGCTAAGGAAATGCCAAACAGATTTTCGGGAGGTATGAAAAGAAGGCTAAATGTGGCTTGTGCCATCGCCCATAAGCCAAAATTAATAATAATGGATGAGCCGACCGTAGGAATCGACCCGCAATCCAGGAATCACATCCTCGAATCCGTAAAAAAATTAAATAAAATGGGAAGTACAATAATTTACACAAGCCACTATATGGAAGAAGTTGAAGCTATTTGCACGAAAATATCTATAATGGACCATGGAAAAATTATAGCAGAAGGGACAAAAGAGGAACTTATATCTATGGTTACCGATACTAATACAACCTTTATAACAGTAGGTAGTGTTGTAGGTATAGACGAGGAAAAATTAAAAGAAATAACCGGTGTAAAAGCCGTTGAGATAAACGAAAATGTGGTTAAAATAATAAGTTCTCGGGATGTCTGCAATCTCGACAAAATAATACAGTATTTTACATCAAAGGATATTCCTATTAAAAATATAAAAAGCGAAATACCCGATTTAGAGACAGTTTTTCTCACGCTTACAGGTAGAAAGTTAAGAGATTAGAGGTGAACCATATGAGAATCTTAAGTATCATGACTAAAGAGTTTAAAGAGAATTTTGCCAATAAGCAGGTAATGCTCTTAATGATTTTATTCCCAATAGTGATAATTGCCATTTTAGGTTTTGCTTTTTCAAACAACTTTAATACCAATTTCAAGTTTCAGGATATAAAAGTGATTTTTACTGATAAAAGCGGTAATGAAGGTGTGTCTCTGAGTTTTAAAAAATTTATAGAAGAGGGAAGGAAAATCGGGATTGAGTTTAAAGAAGTCGAAAAAATTGACGAAGGCATAAATAATATAAAAAATGGAAAATACTCGGCTTATATTCTTTTAAATAGCGAAGGCATTGTTTTATATAAAAACGAAAGAAATGACCTTGAAGCAAACATAATAGAAAACATGGTTAGCGTCTTTGTGGATAGATATAAAACCATAGATGCAATTGCCAGGGTCAATCCTTTGGGTTTAAAAAATATAACAAATATTGAAAGGGATTTCACTAAAATTGTTTCTCTTGATAGAAAAAAGGCTCTGACCTCCTTTGATTATTATTCTGTAACAATGCTTACTTTAATAATACTTTATGGCTCTATTGGTGGAGTATTTGCAATAGATGATGAGAGGACGAGAAAAACAGGAATGAGAATTTTAGCAAGCCCAACTAAAAAGCACGAGATATTGACAGGAAAACTTTTAGGCACCGCTTTTTCAGTATTTATACAATCCGTTATAATTTTTGCATTCAGTAAATATATCTACGGGGCTTATTGGGGTCACGATATTATTACAGTTTTTTTACTTTTAATATGTGAAATACTGTTTTCAGTAAGTATAGGCATTGGATTGGGATTTATCATAAAAAACGGAAGAGCAGCTCAAGGTTTAGTAAACGCAATAATACCATTTATTGCATTTTTAGGTGGTTCTTATTTTCCCATAAGCAGCATGAACAGTAAACTGCTTATAAAGCTTTCAAATGCTTCTCCAATTACCTGGATAAATACTGCAATATTTAACGTAATATTAAACAATGATTACAAATATGTATTAACCGCTGTTTTAGTAAACTTAATACCTGCTTTATTTTTTATTATTTTGTCTGCTTATTTATTTAAAAAGGAGGCTTTTTAAAAATGGGTAATTTAGCTTTGCTTATTAATAATACATTGAAATTATTTATAAGGAAAAAAAGCAATGTCCTTTTAATGTTAATGACTATAGCAGTGTCTTTAATATTTTTATTTCTCGGTTTTGCAGATAATTCGCAGTTAAAGATAGGAATTGTCAATAAAGATAACAGTGAAATATCAAAAGATTTAATAAAATCACTTCAAAAAACAGATAAATTTAAAATTATTTTTCTTGATGAAAAAGAGATAAATGACAAAGTCTCAAGGGGAAATGTGGACAGCGCCGTAAATATCCCCTACGGTTTCGGAGAAGGTTTAATTAAAAATGATATAGAAAAAATTGAAATTATTTCGATAAAAAGCGAAGATGTCACAATACTTTTAAAAAATTATTTAAATCAAGAAATAGCAAACCTTTCAGGTTTAGCTTTTGCCTCAAAAGGTAATATAGAAACTTTTAAAAAAATGTATGAAGTATACAAAAACTACCCCTTTAATTTAAAAACAGAACTTGTAAAAGATGAAACCAAAAGCATTCTTGCAACCAGGAGAAGCCTTGGTTTTTTCATAATGTTTTTAATGGTCAACACAACAAGTATAGCAAATCTGATATTACAGGAAAAAAGAGATAAAACCTTTTATAGAGTTCTTGCATCCCCTGTTAAACCTAAAACTTATTTGTTGAGTAATTTTTTATTAAACGTTTTTGTGGCCCTTTTGCAAATAGTAATTATTTTATTGCTTTTGGCATTGCTTTTAGGGTTAAATTTTAATAGTTCACTTTTTGAAATATTTTTAGTACTAATCTCTTTTGCAATTGTATCTATTAGCCTTAGTATGATGATAATTTCTTTCTCTCCATCTACAAATTATGCAAGTAATCTCACCACATTAATTGTAACTCCAACATGCATGATTGGCGGCGTTTTTTGGCCGGTAAATATGATGCCCAAACTGCTCCAGAAATTGTCAGATTTTATGCCGCAAAAATGGGCAATTGATGCTATAGATAAACTTCAAACCGGAAGTGGATTTGGTGATATATATATAAATATAGCGACGCTTTTAGCTTTTGCAGGGGTATTTATGCTCATTGCTATATATAAAATAAATAGAAGCGAAAAAATGAGTGATTTTGTATAATATAAGTAGTTAAAACTACAAAATATTCTGTTGGAGATATTGATATGGAAAATTGGCTTATATTAAGTGAGTTTTTTACTATTTTGTATCTTATAATAAAAATTTTCATCAACAAATTGGAATATCCCGCATCCTTCGTGTTTTTTATTCTTTTCTTCATTTGTATAAATATTTTGTACTACATAGTAGGAAATAAAGTCGTAAAAAGCTTTTTATTGTTATTTTCAATGGCTATTTTAATAGTAAGTTATGTTTACGTAAACGGACTATTTATATTGCTTTTGCCTTTTAATTTATACGAGTTTGCTAATGTAAATTTTGGCTCGCCCTTTTATGGGGCTGCTTTTATACTATTAGTAACAATATTTTTGGATAAATCCATCCTTCCCGAATATATTTTAGTTTCGTTTATGGGGTATGTAATCTACAATATTTCTGTTTTTTCTTATAATAAAATGGAAAGGTTAAAAAATCAAAATGATGAACTTAGAAAAAATTATACTCCCTTTTCGACAAGATTCATAAAAATAATGAATATGAAAAACAGTTAAAATTCACTGCACAGCTTGAAGAGAGAAACAAAATTTCTCAGAAAATACATGACAATTTAGGCCATGTTATATCAGGGAGTTTGATGCAGTTAGAAGCTGCAAAAATCTTAATAGATGAGAATAGCGAACATGCTAAAAAATTAATACAAAATACCATTGATGTTTTAAGAGATGGGTATGGGAGCATAAGAATTGCTTTAAATACCATGAAACCGACGACAGGACAAATGGGAATAAATAGAATAAAGCTTATGGTAGATGAATTTAGCGCAAATTCCAATATAGATGTAAGTTTTATTTACAGCGGTCCTATTGATAAAATTACGTATTTTAATTGGAATGTTATTTTTGAAAATATAAAAGAGGCTTTGACAAATGTATTAAAACATTCAAAAGCAACAAAAGTGATGGTAAGCATAAATGTGCTCAATAAGTTCATTAAAACAGAAGTAAAAGATAATGGTATAGGAGCTCCTGTAATTAAAAAAGATCTTGGATTGGCGGGGATTGAGGAAAGAAGCGAAAGCATAGGTGGAAAAGTTATAATAGACGGGTCAAACGGTTTTTCCGTAATAGTATTGTTGCCATTAGAAGGTGAAAAAAATGGTTATTAAACTTTTGATAGCAGATGATGACCCTTTAATAAGAGAAAGTCTTAAAATAATTTTCAGTATGGATGATGATTTTGAAGTTGTGTTCTGCGCAGAAGATGGGTTAAAGGCAGTTGAATACGCAGCCCAAAATCCTGTAGATGTAGCTTTATTAGATGTAAGAATGCCAGTATTAAATGGTGTTGAAGCAACTAAGGAAATATGCAGTAAATCGGATATAAAAATATTAATTCTCACGACCTTCGATGACGATGAATACATATTTGACGCAATAAAATATGGAGCAAAAGGGTATCTACTTAAAAATAATCCGCCTGATAAAATAAAAAATGCAATAAAAATGGTATATGAAGGTAACTCTGTTTTGCAGGATGTGGTATTTGAGAAAATAAAAGAGGGACTTCAAGTAAAGAAGCAAAAAGATAAAACCAATGAAATTGACTTATCTATTTTTTCAAAAAGAGAAAGAGAGATAATTGAGCTTATTTCTATGGGTTTATCGAATAAAGAAATTGCAGAAAGATTATTTATTTCCGAAGGTACGGTTAAAAATTATATCACATCTATTTTGGATAAAACAGGTTTTAAGCACAGGATTCAAATTGCTTTACTTTTCTTAAAAATCAAGGGAACTAATCGGTGGTGATTGTAAATTTTCATTCATTTTGTAAATTTTAAAGATTGCTTCCTTGGTATTGCTAGAAAAGTATTTTATTTAATGTTGAGGTAAAAACTTTTTGAGTTACTTAAAACTTAGAGAGATAGAGTAAGTAGCTGTAGAAAAAGTGATTATATATGAAAATTAAGAGAAGTCCTGTTAACGGACTTCTCTCTTATCTTGTAAAATAATAAATTTTAAGTATAACTTTCTTTAAATTTTGGCTTTTATAATCACTTAATCTTTTATTTTCTTCAGCAGTAAAATTATTGTACTTCCAATTATTCCGCCAAGAAAAGCTGTAAAAAGTTGCGGTAAAGTAAAGGTTTGAACCACCAGAGCAGGCACTTTAATGCTTAGACTTTTAAGAATATATTTTACTGAAATTAAAAACCATAAGTATTTAACTACTGATGCCAATGATATTCCAAATATTATATTTTTTTGAGAGGAAAAAATCCATGCATAGAGAGCATTGCCTATCATAATAAAAGGAATCATAGGTGGAAATTTTAAAATACCCACAAAAAAAGCAATTACAGGAGTCAAAAGACCAATAGAAATTCCAGAATACATTCCAACTGTGCCTGCGGCGATTATTAACATTGCATTTACAAGGGAACCCGTTATTAGTTGGGGCATTTTAAAAGATTGAACGATTAAGGTTAAAGCCAGTAAAAGGGCAGTTCTTATTAAAGATTTTGTTTCAAATTTCATAATACCTTCTCCCTTCGTTTCGGAATACATCCTCACGTAAGGAGGATAATTGTACTATTATGTTACAATAGATAACCAAAAATTACAATAAATAATAATTTTTTATAGATTTAAGAAATTCAAAGCGACTATACCTGCTAAAAGAATTGCAATACAGTCCTTTCAAACCATATAACTATTTTTAGCACCTTTTTTAATAGAAATTAATATTTTATGTATTAGACAAATATATCGAGTAAAACTGAGGAGGGGAAGGAAATGACAACCGAGGAACTCATAAAAAAGATGCGAGAACTGGTTGATGAAATAGATCTTGATAAAGAACCTGAAGAAGTAGAAAAAAGTTTGGAAGAAATGCTGAGTTGTTTTAAATCCCATAAATGCAGTGCTTCTATTTTTTGTCATTTAATTGCTACTATATTTTTGAATAAAAAATGCGGACTTAAAGAGATTAAGAAAGAAATAAGGGATATAGAAAAGAAGTTAGACGATCCTTGTAACGGGCTTGCTGAAATAAAGGAAGAAATAAAGGATATTGAGGAAAAACTTGATAATCCTGACTTTGGCCTTGAGGAAATAAAAGAAGAAATAAAGGAAATTGAAGAAAAGTTGGATAAATTAGTGCCTCC
This genomic stretch from Thermovenabulum gondwanense harbors:
- a CDS encoding ABC transporter ATP-binding protein, with protein sequence MKIVKVEGLTKRFGDIIALDNVNLEIEEGEIYGLLGPNGAGKTTAINIICGLLNVDKGRVYVFEKEIRQAADYIKRNIGIVPQDIAIYGDLSAYENVRFFASLYGLKGKELKESVEMALEFVGLIDKAKEMPNRFSGGMKRRLNVACAIAHKPKLIIMDEPTVGIDPQSRNHILESVKKLNKMGSTIIYTSHYMEEVEAICTKISIMDHGKIIAEGTKEELISMVTDTNTTFITVGSVVGIDEEKLKEITGVKAVEINENVVKIISSRDVCNLDKIIQYFTSKDIPIKNIKSEIPDLETVFLTLTGRKLRD
- a CDS encoding ABC transporter permease; protein product: MRILSIMTKEFKENFANKQVMLLMILFPIVIIAILGFAFSNNFNTNFKFQDIKVIFTDKSGNEGVSLSFKKFIEEGRKIGIEFKEVEKIDEGINNIKNGKYSAYILLNSEGIVLYKNERNDLEANIIENMVSVFVDRYKTIDAIARVNPLGLKNITNIERDFTKIVSLDRKKALTSFDYYSVTMLTLIILYGSIGGVFAIDDERTRKTGMRILASPTKKHEILTGKLLGTAFSVFIQSVIIFAFSKYIYGAYWGHDIITVFLLLICEILFSVSIGIGLGFIIKNGRAAQGLVNAIIPFIAFLGGSYFPISSMNSKLLIKLSNASPITWINTAIFNVILNNDYKYVLTAVLVNLIPALFFIILSAYLFKKEAF
- a CDS encoding ABC transporter permease, with product MGNLALLINNTLKLFIRKKSNVLLMLMTIAVSLIFLFLGFADNSQLKIGIVNKDNSEISKDLIKSLQKTDKFKIIFLDEKEINDKVSRGNVDSAVNIPYGFGEGLIKNDIEKIEIISIKSEDVTILLKNYLNQEIANLSGLAFASKGNIETFKKMYEVYKNYPFNLKTELVKDETKSILATRRSLGFFIMFLMVNTTSIANLILQEKRDKTFYRVLASPVKPKTYLLSNFLLNVFVALLQIVIILLLLALLLGLNFNSSLFEIFLVLISFAIVSISLSMMIISFSPSTNYASNLTTLIVTPTCMIGGVFWPVNMMPKLLQKLSDFMPQKWAIDAIDKLQTGSGFGDIYINIATLLAFAGVFMLIAIYKINRSEKMSDFV
- a CDS encoding sensor histidine kinase, which translates into the protein MSQKIHDNLGHVISGSLMQLEAAKILIDENSEHAKKLIQNTIDVLRDGYGSIRIALNTMKPTTGQMGINRIKLMVDEFSANSNIDVSFIYSGPIDKITYFNWNVIFENIKEALTNVLKHSKATKVMVSINVLNKFIKTEVKDNGIGAPVIKKDLGLAGIEERSESIGGKVIIDGSNGFSVIVLLPLEGEKNGY
- a CDS encoding response regulator transcription factor, which produces MVIKLLIADDDPLIRESLKIIFSMDDDFEVVFCAEDGLKAVEYAAQNPVDVALLDVRMPVLNGVEATKEICSKSDIKILILTTFDDDEYIFDAIKYGAKGYLLKNNPPDKIKNAIKMVYEGNSVLQDVVFEKIKEGLQVKKQKDKTNEIDLSIFSKREREIIELISMGLSNKEIAERLFISEGTVKNYITSILDKTGFKHRIQIALLFLKIKGTNRW
- a CDS encoding ECF transporter S component; the protein is MKFETKSLIRTALLLALTLIVQSFKMPQLITGSLVNAMLIIAAGTVGMYSGISIGLLTPVIAFFVGILKFPPMIPFIMIGNALYAWIFSSQKNIIFGISLASVVKYLWFLISVKYILKSLSIKVPALVVQTFTLPQLFTAFLGGIIGSTIILLLKKIKD